From the genome of Vanessa tameamea isolate UH-Manoa-2023 chromosome 16, ilVanTame1 primary haplotype, whole genome shotgun sequence, one region includes:
- the LOC113394265 gene encoding disks large-associated protein 5-like isoform X1: MEKSFDFGALLQNHEKKHKYKPTQLVSVAGGVKKRLENSIRNRKSTRLSVFDKIRNLPRTESPLPVKKVLSKIEHRRMQLEKWKEEKEKKKKEASLQKKKPFIAGVPHNPLKFVPPPPPKPMPSISGRVTRSQSSKQNSANNISKQKCTKTETKQSKYMTQSFAPKNATFNPPIFKNMIKIPTLATHSQNDTKYTSIEHSLPAKAPKTGKSKSIAKHEPRNLRSRSQLPEKSNKGKKALSPIKSFSSTSSSSLESNLGEKSPFNKTKTPRKSIQNNKMFTPKNKIPKSESSSEEKLRSPKSMDLPMTPEQIVEEAKKISPCVTLSRGKDNARKEMKKKIVEGLLDEDQCEIDSVDHFRKQLDSEIKRISEMCETWDKILEQIALPEAVQEAVLGAVGQARLLMSQKLQQFASLLARCERPEPHQALVTPTDLHGFWDMVFMQVENVDMRFKKLEEMRARGWVDEQPVEVKKKVASKPAASRSRPAATSRLKDIIAAARKAKKDHNVDVPVVENTAEESKTFEAGFFSVQSPVKSPKQASTPVSKPSLLKAVLSNEANKSASKNSASFAMLRASLIGKNVEQNELYVQDLVPLTPINLDATPARSILKSTKKSGKKSIKVVLFDKSESEAVDKQYSSENEADITGVEKIETDQNADSGLSSMDVEKEVEGKENKSSRRKSKLIRQDATEDRSPVKTRSMRKSIQTPTAENEERKKRSSRKKALQEVEINVEEIKTETPKRSSRRKSSSTRDVTA; encoded by the exons ATGG AGAAGAGCTTCGATTTCGGTGCGTTGTTGCAGAACCATGAGAAGAAGCACAAATACAAACCTACGCAGCTTGTAAGCGTAGCCGGCGGG GTGAAAAAACGGCTAGAAAACAGCATTAGAAATAGAAAAAGTACTCGTCTATCCGTATTTGATAAAATCAGAAATCTTCCAAGAACAGAAAGTCCATTGCCTGTAAAAAAGGTATTGTCCAAAATAGAGCACAGGCGGATGCAATTGGAAAAATGGAAGGAAGAAAAGGAGAAGAAGAAAAAAGAGGCTTCATTACAGAAAAAGAAGCCATTCATAGCTGGCGTACCACACAATCCACTTAAATTTGTTCCTCCTCCACCACCAAAACCTATGCCCAGTATATCTGGGCGAGTCACAAGATCACAGTCATCTAAACAAAACTCAGCCAATAACATTTCTAAACAGAAGTGTACTAAAACTGAAACCAAACAATCTAAATATATGACACAATCATTTGCACCAAAAAATGCTACCTTTAATccaccaatatttaaaaatatgattaagatACCCACTTTGGCGACCCACTCACAAAATGACACGAAATATACTTCTATTGAACATTCATTGCCTGCAAAAGCACCTAAGACTGGTAAATCAAAATCTATTGCAAAACATGAACCCAGAAACTTACGAAGTCGATCTCAGTTACCTGAAAAATCAAATAAGGGTAAAAAAGCATTAAGCCCAATAAAATCTTTTTCATCAACTTCAAGTTCCAGCTTAGAATCTAATTTGGGTGAAAAATCTCCTTTCAATAAAACCAAAACTCCGAGAAAgtctatacaaaataataagatGTTTACTCCTAAGAACAAGATTCCTAAAAGCGAGTCTAGTTCAGAAGAGAAACTACGTTCACCCAAGTCAATGGACTTACCGATGACACCAGAGCAAATAGTTGAAGAGGCTAAGAAAATAAGTCCCTGTGTCACTTTGTCTCGTGGAAAAGATAATGCAAGGAAGGagatgaagaaaaaaattgtcgaaG gTCTGCTTGATGAAGATCAATGTGAGATAGACAGCGTGGATCACTTCAGGAAGCAGCTCGACTCAGAAATCAAGCGCATTTCGGAGATGTGTGAAACCTGGGATAAGATACTGGAGCAGATTGCCCTGCCTGAAGCTGTAcag GAGGCGGTGCTGGGCGCGGTGGGGCAGGCGCGGCTGCTGATGTCGCAGAAGCTGCAGCAGTTCGCGTCGCTGCTGGCGCGCTGCGAGCGGCCCGAGCCGCACCAGGCGCTCGTCACGCCCACCGACCTGCACGGCTTCTGGGACATGGTCTTCATGCAG GTTGAAAATGTAGACATGAGATTCAAAAAACTAGAGGAGATGCGAGCCCGTGGGTGGGTCGACGAGCAACCCGTCGAGGTTAAAAAGAAGGTAGCGTCCAAACCGGCCGCCAGCCGCAGCAGACCCGCCGCCACCAGCCGCCTGAAGGACATAATCGCCG cGGCCCGAAAAGCCAAGAAAGATCATAACGTCGACGTGCCGGTCGTTGAAAACACAGCCGAGGAGAGCAAAACGTTCGAAGCTGGCTTTTTCAGCGTCCAGTCGCCCGTAAAGTCTCCCAAGCAAGCGTCCACTCCAGTTAGCAAGCCGAGTCTCTTGAAGGCGGTCTTGTCTAATGAGGCTAACAAATCCGCTTCTAAG AATTCAGCTTCGTTCGCCATGCTTCGCGCTTCGCTGATCGGCAAGAATGTTGAACAAAATGAGTTGTATGTG CAGGACCTCGTACCGTTAACACCGATTAATTTAGACGCTACGCCGGCCCGAAGCATCCTTAAATCGACGAAAAAATCTGGAAAGAAATCGATTAAAGTCGTACTATTCGATAAATCAGAATCGGAAGCTGTAGACAAGCAATACTCCTCCGAGAATGAAGCGGATATAACCGGCGTGGAGAAAATAGAAACAGATCAGAACGCGGACAGCGGCCTGTCGTCGATGGACGTAGAGAAGGAAGTGGAAGGCAAGGAGAACAAGTCGTCGAGGAGGAAGTCCAAATTGATCCGTCAAGACGCGACCGAGGATCGCAGCCCCGTGAAGACGAGGAGTATGCGGAAGAGCATCCAGACACCGACCGCTGAAAACGAGGAACGGAAGAAGCGAAGTTCCAGAAAGAAGGCACTTCAGGAAGTTGAAATAAACGTGGAGGAGATCAAAACGGAGACTCCTAAAAGGTCATCGAGACGAAAGAGTTCCAGTACGCGAGATGTTACTGCGTGA
- the LOC113394227 gene encoding diphosphoinositol polyphosphate phosphohydrolase 2 codes for MVKEKPNSIRIYDDEGFRRRAACICVRSDAETEVLLVTSSRRPDNWIVPGGGVEPEEEPSVTAMREVLEEAGVIGKLGRCLGVFENREHKHRTEVYVMTVTQELAEWEDSRLMGRKRQWFSIDDALAQLALHKPIQRHYLQQLKRSKQNKPDDPGS; via the exons ATGGTTAAGGAAAAGCCTAATTCAATACGGATATACGACGATGAGGGATTTAGGCGCCGCGCGGCTTGTATATGCGTACGTTCGGACGCCGAAACGGAG GTGTTGCTTGTGACGTCTTCGCGTCGGCCTGACAACTGGATTGTGCCGGGTGGAGGCGTGGAGCCTGAAGAAGAACCGTCGGTGACAGCGATGCGTGAGGTGTTGGAGGAAGCCGGTGTCATCGGCAAGCTGGGGCGATGTCTGGGGGTTTTCGAg AATCGAGAGCACAAACATAGGACAGAAGTGTATGTAATGACCGTAACACAAGAGCTAGCTGAATGGGAAGACTCCCGGCTCATGGGACGTAAACGGCAGTGGTTCTCCATCGACGACGCGCTCGCGCAGCTCGCCCTCCACAAGCCCATCCAACGCCACTACCTGCAGCAACTCAAGAGGTCCAAACAAAACAAGCCAGATGACCCGGGTAGTTAA
- the LOC113394265 gene encoding disks large-associated protein 5-like isoform X3, protein MHAVKKRLENSIRNRKSTRLSVFDKIRNLPRTESPLPVKKVLSKIEHRRMQLEKWKEEKEKKKKEASLQKKKPFIAGVPHNPLKFVPPPPPKPMPSISGRVTRSQSSKQNSANNISKQKCTKTETKQSKYMTQSFAPKNATFNPPIFKNMIKIPTLATHSQNDTKYTSIEHSLPAKAPKTGKSKSIAKHEPRNLRSRSQLPEKSNKGKKALSPIKSFSSTSSSSLESNLGEKSPFNKTKTPRKSIQNNKMFTPKNKIPKSESSSEEKLRSPKSMDLPMTPEQIVEEAKKISPCVTLSRGKDNARKEMKKKIVEGLLDEDQCEIDSVDHFRKQLDSEIKRISEMCETWDKILEQIALPEAVQEAVLGAVGQARLLMSQKLQQFASLLARCERPEPHQALVTPTDLHGFWDMVFMQVENVDMRFKKLEEMRARGWVDEQPVEVKKKVASKPAASRSRPAATSRLKDIIAAARKAKKDHNVDVPVVENTAEESKTFEAGFFSVQSPVKSPKQASTPVSKPSLLKAVLSNEANKSASKNSASFAMLRASLIGKNVEQNELYVQDLVPLTPINLDATPARSILKSTKKSGKKSIKVVLFDKSESEAVDKQYSSENEADITGVEKIETDQNADSGLSSMDVEKEVEGKENKSSRRKSKLIRQDATEDRSPVKTRSMRKSIQTPTAENEERKKRSSRKKALQEVEINVEEIKTETPKRSSRRKSSSTRDVTA, encoded by the exons ATGCATGCG GTGAAAAAACGGCTAGAAAACAGCATTAGAAATAGAAAAAGTACTCGTCTATCCGTATTTGATAAAATCAGAAATCTTCCAAGAACAGAAAGTCCATTGCCTGTAAAAAAGGTATTGTCCAAAATAGAGCACAGGCGGATGCAATTGGAAAAATGGAAGGAAGAAAAGGAGAAGAAGAAAAAAGAGGCTTCATTACAGAAAAAGAAGCCATTCATAGCTGGCGTACCACACAATCCACTTAAATTTGTTCCTCCTCCACCACCAAAACCTATGCCCAGTATATCTGGGCGAGTCACAAGATCACAGTCATCTAAACAAAACTCAGCCAATAACATTTCTAAACAGAAGTGTACTAAAACTGAAACCAAACAATCTAAATATATGACACAATCATTTGCACCAAAAAATGCTACCTTTAATccaccaatatttaaaaatatgattaagatACCCACTTTGGCGACCCACTCACAAAATGACACGAAATATACTTCTATTGAACATTCATTGCCTGCAAAAGCACCTAAGACTGGTAAATCAAAATCTATTGCAAAACATGAACCCAGAAACTTACGAAGTCGATCTCAGTTACCTGAAAAATCAAATAAGGGTAAAAAAGCATTAAGCCCAATAAAATCTTTTTCATCAACTTCAAGTTCCAGCTTAGAATCTAATTTGGGTGAAAAATCTCCTTTCAATAAAACCAAAACTCCGAGAAAgtctatacaaaataataagatGTTTACTCCTAAGAACAAGATTCCTAAAAGCGAGTCTAGTTCAGAAGAGAAACTACGTTCACCCAAGTCAATGGACTTACCGATGACACCAGAGCAAATAGTTGAAGAGGCTAAGAAAATAAGTCCCTGTGTCACTTTGTCTCGTGGAAAAGATAATGCAAGGAAGGagatgaagaaaaaaattgtcgaaG gTCTGCTTGATGAAGATCAATGTGAGATAGACAGCGTGGATCACTTCAGGAAGCAGCTCGACTCAGAAATCAAGCGCATTTCGGAGATGTGTGAAACCTGGGATAAGATACTGGAGCAGATTGCCCTGCCTGAAGCTGTAcag GAGGCGGTGCTGGGCGCGGTGGGGCAGGCGCGGCTGCTGATGTCGCAGAAGCTGCAGCAGTTCGCGTCGCTGCTGGCGCGCTGCGAGCGGCCCGAGCCGCACCAGGCGCTCGTCACGCCCACCGACCTGCACGGCTTCTGGGACATGGTCTTCATGCAG GTTGAAAATGTAGACATGAGATTCAAAAAACTAGAGGAGATGCGAGCCCGTGGGTGGGTCGACGAGCAACCCGTCGAGGTTAAAAAGAAGGTAGCGTCCAAACCGGCCGCCAGCCGCAGCAGACCCGCCGCCACCAGCCGCCTGAAGGACATAATCGCCG cGGCCCGAAAAGCCAAGAAAGATCATAACGTCGACGTGCCGGTCGTTGAAAACACAGCCGAGGAGAGCAAAACGTTCGAAGCTGGCTTTTTCAGCGTCCAGTCGCCCGTAAAGTCTCCCAAGCAAGCGTCCACTCCAGTTAGCAAGCCGAGTCTCTTGAAGGCGGTCTTGTCTAATGAGGCTAACAAATCCGCTTCTAAG AATTCAGCTTCGTTCGCCATGCTTCGCGCTTCGCTGATCGGCAAGAATGTTGAACAAAATGAGTTGTATGTG CAGGACCTCGTACCGTTAACACCGATTAATTTAGACGCTACGCCGGCCCGAAGCATCCTTAAATCGACGAAAAAATCTGGAAAGAAATCGATTAAAGTCGTACTATTCGATAAATCAGAATCGGAAGCTGTAGACAAGCAATACTCCTCCGAGAATGAAGCGGATATAACCGGCGTGGAGAAAATAGAAACAGATCAGAACGCGGACAGCGGCCTGTCGTCGATGGACGTAGAGAAGGAAGTGGAAGGCAAGGAGAACAAGTCGTCGAGGAGGAAGTCCAAATTGATCCGTCAAGACGCGACCGAGGATCGCAGCCCCGTGAAGACGAGGAGTATGCGGAAGAGCATCCAGACACCGACCGCTGAAAACGAGGAACGGAAGAAGCGAAGTTCCAGAAAGAAGGCACTTCAGGAAGTTGAAATAAACGTGGAGGAGATCAAAACGGAGACTCCTAAAAGGTCATCGAGACGAAAGAGTTCCAGTACGCGAGATGTTACTGCGTGA
- the LOC113394265 gene encoding disks large-associated protein 5-like isoform X2 codes for MHACTPDFQVKKRLENSIRNRKSTRLSVFDKIRNLPRTESPLPVKKVLSKIEHRRMQLEKWKEEKEKKKKEASLQKKKPFIAGVPHNPLKFVPPPPPKPMPSISGRVTRSQSSKQNSANNISKQKCTKTETKQSKYMTQSFAPKNATFNPPIFKNMIKIPTLATHSQNDTKYTSIEHSLPAKAPKTGKSKSIAKHEPRNLRSRSQLPEKSNKGKKALSPIKSFSSTSSSSLESNLGEKSPFNKTKTPRKSIQNNKMFTPKNKIPKSESSSEEKLRSPKSMDLPMTPEQIVEEAKKISPCVTLSRGKDNARKEMKKKIVEGLLDEDQCEIDSVDHFRKQLDSEIKRISEMCETWDKILEQIALPEAVQEAVLGAVGQARLLMSQKLQQFASLLARCERPEPHQALVTPTDLHGFWDMVFMQVENVDMRFKKLEEMRARGWVDEQPVEVKKKVASKPAASRSRPAATSRLKDIIAAARKAKKDHNVDVPVVENTAEESKTFEAGFFSVQSPVKSPKQASTPVSKPSLLKAVLSNEANKSASKNSASFAMLRASLIGKNVEQNELYVQDLVPLTPINLDATPARSILKSTKKSGKKSIKVVLFDKSESEAVDKQYSSENEADITGVEKIETDQNADSGLSSMDVEKEVEGKENKSSRRKSKLIRQDATEDRSPVKTRSMRKSIQTPTAENEERKKRSSRKKALQEVEINVEEIKTETPKRSSRRKSSSTRDVTA; via the exons ATGCATGCG TGCACTCCTGATTTTCAGGTGAAAAAACGGCTAGAAAACAGCATTAGAAATAGAAAAAGTACTCGTCTATCCGTATTTGATAAAATCAGAAATCTTCCAAGAACAGAAAGTCCATTGCCTGTAAAAAAGGTATTGTCCAAAATAGAGCACAGGCGGATGCAATTGGAAAAATGGAAGGAAGAAAAGGAGAAGAAGAAAAAAGAGGCTTCATTACAGAAAAAGAAGCCATTCATAGCTGGCGTACCACACAATCCACTTAAATTTGTTCCTCCTCCACCACCAAAACCTATGCCCAGTATATCTGGGCGAGTCACAAGATCACAGTCATCTAAACAAAACTCAGCCAATAACATTTCTAAACAGAAGTGTACTAAAACTGAAACCAAACAATCTAAATATATGACACAATCATTTGCACCAAAAAATGCTACCTTTAATccaccaatatttaaaaatatgattaagatACCCACTTTGGCGACCCACTCACAAAATGACACGAAATATACTTCTATTGAACATTCATTGCCTGCAAAAGCACCTAAGACTGGTAAATCAAAATCTATTGCAAAACATGAACCCAGAAACTTACGAAGTCGATCTCAGTTACCTGAAAAATCAAATAAGGGTAAAAAAGCATTAAGCCCAATAAAATCTTTTTCATCAACTTCAAGTTCCAGCTTAGAATCTAATTTGGGTGAAAAATCTCCTTTCAATAAAACCAAAACTCCGAGAAAgtctatacaaaataataagatGTTTACTCCTAAGAACAAGATTCCTAAAAGCGAGTCTAGTTCAGAAGAGAAACTACGTTCACCCAAGTCAATGGACTTACCGATGACACCAGAGCAAATAGTTGAAGAGGCTAAGAAAATAAGTCCCTGTGTCACTTTGTCTCGTGGAAAAGATAATGCAAGGAAGGagatgaagaaaaaaattgtcgaaG gTCTGCTTGATGAAGATCAATGTGAGATAGACAGCGTGGATCACTTCAGGAAGCAGCTCGACTCAGAAATCAAGCGCATTTCGGAGATGTGTGAAACCTGGGATAAGATACTGGAGCAGATTGCCCTGCCTGAAGCTGTAcag GAGGCGGTGCTGGGCGCGGTGGGGCAGGCGCGGCTGCTGATGTCGCAGAAGCTGCAGCAGTTCGCGTCGCTGCTGGCGCGCTGCGAGCGGCCCGAGCCGCACCAGGCGCTCGTCACGCCCACCGACCTGCACGGCTTCTGGGACATGGTCTTCATGCAG GTTGAAAATGTAGACATGAGATTCAAAAAACTAGAGGAGATGCGAGCCCGTGGGTGGGTCGACGAGCAACCCGTCGAGGTTAAAAAGAAGGTAGCGTCCAAACCGGCCGCCAGCCGCAGCAGACCCGCCGCCACCAGCCGCCTGAAGGACATAATCGCCG cGGCCCGAAAAGCCAAGAAAGATCATAACGTCGACGTGCCGGTCGTTGAAAACACAGCCGAGGAGAGCAAAACGTTCGAAGCTGGCTTTTTCAGCGTCCAGTCGCCCGTAAAGTCTCCCAAGCAAGCGTCCACTCCAGTTAGCAAGCCGAGTCTCTTGAAGGCGGTCTTGTCTAATGAGGCTAACAAATCCGCTTCTAAG AATTCAGCTTCGTTCGCCATGCTTCGCGCTTCGCTGATCGGCAAGAATGTTGAACAAAATGAGTTGTATGTG CAGGACCTCGTACCGTTAACACCGATTAATTTAGACGCTACGCCGGCCCGAAGCATCCTTAAATCGACGAAAAAATCTGGAAAGAAATCGATTAAAGTCGTACTATTCGATAAATCAGAATCGGAAGCTGTAGACAAGCAATACTCCTCCGAGAATGAAGCGGATATAACCGGCGTGGAGAAAATAGAAACAGATCAGAACGCGGACAGCGGCCTGTCGTCGATGGACGTAGAGAAGGAAGTGGAAGGCAAGGAGAACAAGTCGTCGAGGAGGAAGTCCAAATTGATCCGTCAAGACGCGACCGAGGATCGCAGCCCCGTGAAGACGAGGAGTATGCGGAAGAGCATCCAGACACCGACCGCTGAAAACGAGGAACGGAAGAAGCGAAGTTCCAGAAAGAAGGCACTTCAGGAAGTTGAAATAAACGTGGAGGAGATCAAAACGGAGACTCCTAAAAGGTCATCGAGACGAAAGAGTTCCAGTACGCGAGATGTTACTGCGTGA